In one Oreochromis aureus strain Israel breed Guangdong linkage group 2, ZZ_aureus, whole genome shotgun sequence genomic region, the following are encoded:
- the LOC116329453 gene encoding uncharacterized protein LOC116329453 isoform X2 gives MSHQLLKSIWEISCLCLPGSVTKGVHPASKGWLRRFLLLKLVTVLLFPHGVGLPLLLGCVFSLRALLLLRSPHISTKPSTVLLSQLALSDSLVLLHWALRLGVTLGRWMEEVGWKAEVSFMKEGKSVWWREAAKVLCHQLLDAHQLASLLLLGLLGLEATLVSRWPQQTRKFRTSRWAQLSCRLAWMLVLLELTSLLHFKTLQDFRLQTYPSAFHRPGIVLPPSLPTLSCYLRKMLWLVNSWLHYAIFYGQPQRRKSFYH, from the exons AT GTCACATCAACTTTTAAAGTCAATCTGGGAGATAAGCTGCCTCTGTCTCCCTGGTTCAGTCACAAAAGGGGTGCACCCGGCCTCCAAAGGATGGCTACGCAGGTTTTTACTGCTGAAGCTGGTGACGGTGCTGCTGTTCCCCCATGGGGTGGGCCTCCCCCTGCTCCTGGGCTGTGTATTCAGCCTGCGCGCTCTGTTGCTCCTGCGCTCCCCTCACATCTCCACCAAGCCCTCCACTGTCCTCCTGAGCCAGCTGGCTCTCTCAGATAGCCttgtgctgctgcactgggcgcTTCGGCTGGGAGTGACGCTGGGGAGGTGGATGGAGGAGGTGGGCTGGAAGGCGGAGGTGAGTTTTATGAAGGAGGGGAAATCGGTTTGGTGGAGAGAGGCTGCAAAAGTGCTCTGTCATCAGCTGCTTGATGCACATCAGCtggcctctctgctgctgctgggtctGCTGGGACTCGAGGCCACGCTGGTGTCACGCTGGCCTCAGCAGACTCGGAAATTCAGGACTTCTCGCTGGGCGCAGCTCAGCTGCCGTCTGGCCTGGATGCTTGTGCTGCTGGAACTCACGTCTTTGCTACACTTCAAAACTTTGCAGGACTTCAGACTTCAGACGTACCCCTCAGCATTTCATCGTCCTGGCATCGTGCTTCCCCCCTCCCTGCCTACTCTCTCGTGTTATCTGAGGAAGATGTTATGGCTGGTGAATTCATGGCTGCATTACGCCATCTTCTATGGTCAACCACAGAGGAGAAAGAGTTTCTATCATTAG
- the LOC116329453 gene encoding uncharacterized protein LOC116329453 isoform X1 produces the protein MTFSRDFLSIHRSHQLLKSIWEISCLCLPGSVTKGVHPASKGWLRRFLLLKLVTVLLFPHGVGLPLLLGCVFSLRALLLLRSPHISTKPSTVLLSQLALSDSLVLLHWALRLGVTLGRWMEEVGWKAEVSFMKEGKSVWWREAAKVLCHQLLDAHQLASLLLLGLLGLEATLVSRWPQQTRKFRTSRWAQLSCRLAWMLVLLELTSLLHFKTLQDFRLQTYPSAFHRPGIVLPPSLPTLSCYLRKMLWLVNSWLHYAIFYGQPQRRKSFYH, from the exons ATGACCTTCAGTCGCGACTTCCTGTCTATACACAG GTCACATCAACTTTTAAAGTCAATCTGGGAGATAAGCTGCCTCTGTCTCCCTGGTTCAGTCACAAAAGGGGTGCACCCGGCCTCCAAAGGATGGCTACGCAGGTTTTTACTGCTGAAGCTGGTGACGGTGCTGCTGTTCCCCCATGGGGTGGGCCTCCCCCTGCTCCTGGGCTGTGTATTCAGCCTGCGCGCTCTGTTGCTCCTGCGCTCCCCTCACATCTCCACCAAGCCCTCCACTGTCCTCCTGAGCCAGCTGGCTCTCTCAGATAGCCttgtgctgctgcactgggcgcTTCGGCTGGGAGTGACGCTGGGGAGGTGGATGGAGGAGGTGGGCTGGAAGGCGGAGGTGAGTTTTATGAAGGAGGGGAAATCGGTTTGGTGGAGAGAGGCTGCAAAAGTGCTCTGTCATCAGCTGCTTGATGCACATCAGCtggcctctctgctgctgctgggtctGCTGGGACTCGAGGCCACGCTGGTGTCACGCTGGCCTCAGCAGACTCGGAAATTCAGGACTTCTCGCTGGGCGCAGCTCAGCTGCCGTCTGGCCTGGATGCTTGTGCTGCTGGAACTCACGTCTTTGCTACACTTCAAAACTTTGCAGGACTTCAGACTTCAGACGTACCCCTCAGCATTTCATCGTCCTGGCATCGTGCTTCCCCCCTCCCTGCCTACTCTCTCGTGTTATCTGAGGAAGATGTTATGGCTGGTGAATTCATGGCTGCATTACGCCATCTTCTATGGTCAACCACAGAGGAGAAAGAGTTTCTATCATTAG